The genomic stretch TATCGATGACTGTTGAAGCCAGTCCTGGAGGACAATTACCGCCATCAACGCAGAAATCTACCTTTTGCAGCAGCTTCCGGTCAAGTTCAGTCCAGGATTTGGCCGCTGGGGCGGAGCTTAGATTGGCACTGGTGGCAATCATGGGCAGTGACAGTTTCTTGCTGAGCAGCCGCAGGAAAGGATGGGAGGAAATGCGCACGGCTATTTTTTGTTCCGGGCTGACGGTTCCGGCTGGTAGTCCCTGTCGGGCTGAAAAAATAATAGTTAATGGTCCGGGCCAGTGACGATTCATGAGTGTCATAGCCTCGTCCGGGATGTTCTCCACCAGGGATTCGAGCATCTGGCAGTTGCTGACCAGGATTGGGAATGCTTTGTTGTCCGGACGGTTTTTCAATTCTCTCACTCTTTCTACCACTTGCTGACTTAAGGCATTGCCACCAAGGCCGTAAAAGGTCTCAGTGGGAAAAATAAAAACTTTTTCTGCGCGGATAGCAGCAATGATTTGCTGGATAAAAACCCCTTCCTGGCTGGCAGGAAAGGGGTAGGGAATACAAGAAAGGTTCAAGGTGTAAGGTGTAAGGTTCAAGGCTAAAGGCTAAAGGCTAAAGGCTAAAGGCTAAAGGCTACAGGCTAAAGGCTACAGGTTACCGGGATTGGGGACATTCTTGAGTTTCGCGTTAAAAACAAATTCAAGTTATTTCTCCCCGGCGTGAGCGATAGTCAAGAGTGTCCCCCAGCGAAGCCCGGCGAAGCAAAGGTGCGAACCGGTTCCACCAGCGGGAAAAGGGTTATGATGAGTTATGTCTGTTCTCGTTTCTGCTGCAACCGTTCATCCTTGGCTTCAACTTTTTCAACCAGCTGCCGGCGGTACTGCCGCAAGGTGTCAGCCAGTTTTTCATCAGCGAGCGCCATAATCTGAATGGCAAACAAGGCAGCATT from Pseudomonadota bacterium encodes the following:
- a CDS encoding L-threonylcarbamoyladenylate synthase, with the protein product MNLTPYTLNLSCIPYPFPASQEGVFIQQIIAAIRAEKVFIFPTETFYGLGGNALSQQVVERVRELKNRPDNKAFPILVSNCQMLESLVENIPDEAMTLMNRHWPGPLTIIFSARQGLPAGTVSPEQKIAVRISSHPFLRLLSKKLSLPMIATSANLSSAPAAKSWTELDRKLLQKVDFCVDGGNCPPGLASTVIDITVSPPKVIRSGDISLEQEQS